TCAGTAGTTTTTATCCGTTTGTATTAAAAGCAAGAATCAAGATCGAACTAATTGATAAACTTCAATAAGCCATGAGCATATATCTAAAAAAactgataataaattatactctctctctctctctctctctctctctctcccctttggTGAAGTTGAGATGGAGGGGAGCAATACAGGTTTGATTTAAAGAAGCATTATCCTtggaatattttgatttttatgttgCTGGATATGTATTTGTTAAAATTGATCTAAAATtaccaatatatattttaaacataacAATATGTATTCATTATCAACTATCAATATTTGTGGAAAAAATTGTAACCATATAGCTGTTTGAGAGGTTTTTAAATCTagttttcaattaaaaaaatcctggtattgataaaaaaaaaaaaaaaaaaaaaaaaaaaaaaaaaaaaaaaaaagtggtggatctgttggtagggtggaagggtTTGAAGGAAGGCGGCAAgattttggaagatgattcctccttgtcttatgtggtgcatttggcttgaaagaaatgggagatgctTCGAAGATAAATAACGCTCATTGGGAGAGCTTAGGGAGTTGTTCTTGAGTACTTTGAGTTCTTGGGTTAAAGCTTTtgtaatggaggataattttctgcatttgttttagttttctggTGTTAGTTTATTTTCGTTTTTGGAAGTTGTAGGTGTTTCCtttgtatatgtcctgtgtacttgggcttatgcctatttctttgaataatattattacttataaaaaaaaaaaaaaaaatcctggaATGGCTTGTGCAAAAATTGTAGTATGCATGTGTTTATTCAATCGTATTTGTAATGCGGTGATTTGGGTGGTCAGGAGCTTAACATACATCCTTTTTATGGTACAGCATCCCACAAAAGAAAGTGGAGGCTATTGTACCCAGTTTTGGAGAATTCTTGACTACACCGTGGCAAAGCATGTATCAATCATTGTTGCTTGGAATTAGGAgtttatgagaatttttccctaattattcattttgtcgATGTAATGGTTGGTTTTAACAGCTGCTGCATTTTATGGTAAGCAGCAAGTAAGCAAGTGAAAAACAGAAGTGTGACTGATTTTGGCCtagatcttttgttttttcctttttcctggTCCTGATTTCTGTATATGTTTAATCAagtgaaattcattttttcctagtacttatcaaaaaatattttttccatgtcCTTGATTGGTTAAGGtggggtttggatagtgagatgagatgagattgttttagatgaaagtcgaataaaatattattagaatattttttttaatattattattgttttgggatttgaaaagttgaattgtttattgtattttatgtgaaaattgtaatgataagatgagatgagatgggttgagatggttttggtATCCAAAACTTCAATAGCCATGGGTTGAAATTCAATTTTGCTTGTGAGATCTGTAACACTCTGCAGACTCGTGTGCTTTCCTTGAAATTACCTATTGCTTCTTGCCTGTATAGGTTGCAAGCCAAGAGACTTATGGAACTTTGGGTGCTATTGTAAAAAGCCGAACTGGAAATAGACAGGTTGGCTTCCTTACAAATCGGCATGTGGCAGTAGATTTGGACTACCCAAACCAAAAGATGTTTCATCCGTTGCCACCCAGCCTTGGACCTGGGGTGTATCTTGGTGCTGTAGAGAGAGCAACATCATTCATAACAGATATTCTTTGGTATGACATCTTTGCTGGAACGAACCCAGGTAATGCAGTTCCAGATTGCAGTTGTCATTATAAATGATATTGCAGAACCTGCTTCTATTATTCAGAAAGGTGCTAACTTGCTGTCTAAAAAGATTGCTTGGGATCATTGATTGGAAAATGCTTCTTGAGCAAGACTGGAAAactaaaagataaaagaaaaatgaaaatcagaTCATGAGACTGTGATTAGGTCATGGTTTAAGACTGATAGTTTAGTTGATTCCTGTAGGGATCCCCCTGGTCCCTATACTGAAGCAACCATAGCTCAGCAGCACAAGCTTTTCTATATCTTCCTAACCCAGAAACATTCACGTGCACAATACATCAGCCCAGACCAAACTAAGCCTATTTACATTGGTATGAACCTAGGTGAGGCCTTGTATCCTTTTGATCTGTTGACTTTTGCTGGTTTCTCAGAGATATGGTAGATctttaatgataatgcatacaAGGGCTGATATGGGGGTAGAGTGTTGAGGCAGAATGTACTTTTGGCTTATTCAAGGAGGCAAAATGGGTTAAAtgtattgaatattttttgttatctaTGCAGACTAGGCTCCTTTGAGCTTTGCCTGCAGAAATGTGTAATCCTCTCTTGTGAATCTTTTGGCTTTGTGCTGATTTAACCTTTCAagcttattttaaaatttgaaagtatCCTGGATTAGTGGTAATCTTCCCTAGTTGGAACTATCACTTTTCTATTTGAATATCTTACTAGAGCAAGATTGTGTGTAATTTCAAATGTGCTAAGTTTCTCATTGCGTTCTGACCCCCGCACATGCCCATATCGACTTGATGATCATGCAGAAACATTTGTACGAGCTGATGGGGCCTTCATACCTTTTGCAGAAGATTTTAACATGAATAATGTGTCTACATCTGTAAAAGGGGTGGGTGAGATAGGTGACGTAAACACCATAGATTTGCAGTCTCCTATTAACAGTCTCATTGGACGGCAAGTGGTCAAAGTTGGAAGAAGTTCTGGGTTGACTGTAGGGACCATAATGGCCTATGCCCTAGAGTACAATGACGAAAAAGGGATTTGTTTCTTTACTGATTTTCTTGTTGTTGGAGAGAATCAGCAGACATTTGACCTTGAAGGTGATAGTGGAAGCCTTATTCTCTTAACTGGCCAGAACAGGGAGAAGCCACGACCTGTTGGGATCATTTGGGGTGGGACAGCTAATCGGGGTCGGTTGAAACTAAAAGTTGGACAATCCCCAGAAAACTGGACTAGCGGAGTTGATCTTGGGCGCCTTCTTGACCTCCTTGAACTTGATCTCATCATAACCAATGAAGGGCTTCAAGGTTTGTGCTTCTGAACCATgcttatttcttttccttgtgTACTTGACTTCCTGGTTACTTCCGTGGTCCATTTTCTATGGTATGAAGGGCATGGTTATTGTATcacacaaaacaataaaattacagTTTGACCCTCAAACTTGGCCCTAAGTGTAGCAGTTTTATCTAACTGTGAAGGTCAATTAAATGTATAGAAATTAATGGCTTTGTTTCCAAACGTTACTTGTCCTTCTTAGTTCTTGGGATGAAAGTTTGGGTCAAACTATGTGTGATATTAGGCAATTTTCCACTCAAGTAGCATGCGATACTGTTCCACTCGGTCgactttgttttcacaagtttttTGGGAAAGACAAAATAGTTGTCTGTCACTCGCAAGCTCCTGTTCTTTTCAGGTGATGTGTTATATTACATCTATAGAATTTTTTGGTTAACATGGCTAAAATTGAAAACTAGTTTCAAATATTGAGGTCCCCGTGTAGTTTCCCTGTACACTTCCTAATGGAATGATATGCAACTTTTCTCACTCACTTCTACATAAACTTTTTGAAGAGCATGTCTCTTACCGTACATAGGACCAAGCAATTGGGCTCAAAACGTAAAAAGGACTAAGCAATTGGTTTAATCATCTTTTTTTCTGAAACCTTCATTATAAAATCATAGGAAACGTTCTCAGATACTGCTAAAAATTCTCAATTTAGGTTTAATGACAAGGATGTCGAGATAAGACATTGTAGCCTGATTGGTTGGTTTTTGATAAGCTGAGAGAACTGCATTTTGAAACTTGTGGGGGTTGACTCGTCTCAGGAGAAGGGGTGGAAGTCGCCCAGTCAAAATGTTTTCTGCATGTTTATCACTAACACGTGACTCATCTATTGTTTTATTGTGATATAGCTGCGATGCAAGAGCAGAGGAATGCTTCAGCAGCAGGGATTGGTTCCACAGTTGGGGAGTCATCTCCTGCTGACCGGTTtccatcaaaatataaaattgaagaGAACTTCGAGCCACTTGGTTTCAATGTCCAGCATGTTCCAGTTCAACTCGAGCCGTATAAGGAAAAGAATCCACCATACATGCATGAGTTTCATATAGAAAATGgaatcaaaacatctccaagcaTAGAACACCAATTCATTCCAAGTTTTGGTGCCAGATCTCCAGTTCGTCAAAGCAACAACCGAGAGAATCATCTAGAATCTAAAAATCTCTCAGCATTGAGGAATGGCTCTGATGAAGAGGTTTTTGTTTCTTTGCAGTTAGGTGAGCCCGAATCAAAGAGAGGTAAGCATTCCAATTGGTCCTTTGGCATCCAAGAACCATAATGAAGAGGGAACAAGAAACTTGTTCACACAAATTGCTTATCTATTCCCGCTTTTAATCGCAGGGATATGAATCCTGAATTGCTAGTATCTCTAGTGTCAAAACTGCAAAGAAAATGAGGTTCATCTATTTTGGGACCGATTACCTTTCTTTTTAGCTTGTTTTGGTCAAGGTTACCActataggccgttacatatatatatatatatatatatatatttatatatatatatgagtcatatgatatttcaatttcactttttATCTTCGATGATCTGTACCATTCCAAGTCATATATAGTTCCATGAGCACTCCTGAAGTGGGAGTGTGAAAACAGTTATTGTAAGTCAAGCATATTgtaaaatgttaattttggCAAGCATGCAGCCTGGTTTTTTTAGTACCACATAGACGTGtccttatttctcttttttttttggcttattGTAAAacagtctatatatatatatatatatatatatatatatatatatatatataagacgtaCTTACAAGGTTAGAATTTCACGATAAGGTTAAAAGGGCATATCTCCTTTCTTCCACTTCTGCATTTTCTTGTCTATCTCTGTCTCATCTCTCCATCACAAAAGCAAtgctattttgttttggttttttctcttttcggcTGTGTTAACGTATTTacattttgtattattattgaAGATCAATTGCATCAAGTAAAGACAACCACAGTACCTATGATGGCCAGTAGACGCACATATTACATATTGGACTTGAGTTTAGTTGATCTtagtttttctcttgtttttttttttttttttgtttggagaaattatatttacagtctaGAGTATGGGATTGTGTGtacaattttattgatgaatgagggtaaaaaaaaaaaatcaatattttaaataggatattattgtaattttttttttttttaaatataactgtatGAACTTGCATGAACGATTCCCAATATATGTAGACTATGTCTTTTAGTTAACTAATGATGAATGTTATTTTAAGTGAGAAAGGTGTCGAGAATTATTACATTATTTAGAAAGGGTTTAAAGGCTAACTTAATTAGATGGCAAAGTATCTTTAATTGGTTTATTGAAAACAGAGAATTAAGTCTCACCCTAATTAGTGCTTGCTAGGTGGTTTACATGTCACAAAAAGATATGTAATAGGATTAAAGAAggttataatttcttattatttattctatagGTTATTGCTAgtttggagaagaaaaaggaTATATACAATAATAGCTAGACAagagttacaaaaaaatttgtgttaTCCATGATCCAACTTatgaatttaaaagaaaatttgttaattaaaggtaattatatttaaaataataatcaaaaaattaaaattttcgtCCTCATAATCTACTTAAAACTTCTAATATAATTGGCGATTTCATACAATATCAGAGCAATGGACTTGGATTCGAATCCTGATTCAGTTCAAATGGATAGAAGATAAATCTAATAAACTTATTTGTAAGACtaggaattatatataaattaaagaaaggCAGGGGAGAGAAGCTTAAAcgtatatatatgcatcttgGATTGAAAAATAGGGTCCAATTGCAATTATTCTATGTGAGAATGAAGTAGCTAGAAACGAGTATTACATATTGATAATATGATGATTAATTCAGAGATTAATTTCATATGGTTTTATCACATGAGCAAGCTGCATGAGATTGAATTGTGACTACtcatttgaagaggaagataaAAGGCATTTTGTCATTTACGTTAGGCCAACCGATGCTTTTGACTTGTGACAATGAGATGATAATCAGCCATAACTGACAGCACAGTTTGCTGGCTTATCTTGATTTAAGACGTATTAACCACTTCTATTTACCTTAAGGGCCAAGACCAGACGATGATCGATAATGACAATTTTGTCTGTCTTTTATCACTTGGATCTCTTTTTGCTATGCATCCCCTGTAGATCATCAGTACATCTATATACAGGACAATAGACATCGATCTATGTATGACGCAGTTGTGATGTTGCAAAAATGAAAGCATGCATATGTTGGTCATGGTGTTCTTATagttttaaattcaattttcagatatgatttttatgattaattagaTTTGATAAATGTTTTTCTTAAGGAAAActgtcatcattcattcattagaTAAACTTACATTCATAACCTGATAGTACATTATAAGATATTCttatatcaaacatgacatcaaaatcaaaataatgcatttagAGCTCTACCagtacactatttttttttttttttgtgactggTCTAGTCTTCACTATTGCTGATACcctctacagacaaacgtctAAGAGACAATATCATCTGCCTAAATAGAGACTCAACATCACCCTTCAAAAAAGGACAACTAAACCTCTATAGACAAACATCCGAGAGACGAacactttttttacttttaattaacaaggaaactaaaaaagaaagcagTAAGATAGATACGAAAAATGACGAATTACAATTTAGACCAATCCTGGTAGACTTCGAAATATGTGACAGCCTATGAAGGTAACACACTTGTCTTTTTTCAGCCATAAATGTCGGATCTGAAAGTTCTGATGGTGGCGAGTCCTGTGATCTGACACGTGTGTAGAGAAGAGCTGCCGGAAGGGGTGGAGCGTGAGGACCAAGCGCATATGTGGGCGGCGCGTGAGTGAGAACCATGCGTAGTGATTTAAATCACTACTTTCCACCAAATGATTTTCGACCTGTGAATCTGCTTGTGCAACACGTGTCTCTCAGTAGTTGTCAGAAAGCTGAGATctgtaagagagagagagagagagagagagagagagagagagaggaggcgCCTCCAGATCACGAATTTGATTGTCCGATTTGATAAATGTTTTAGCCAGAAAGatattccataaaaataaactcataaactgatgtgacttaatatgatacgttaaattatgaagttacttttattaaaaaaataaatttaacatatcatatgaaaatcATACTTATTGACGTGGTTGTAGCACTTCTCGATACTTTTTGAAATGTGTAccctataatattattacttactTTCAATTTATCTCTTCATTTACTATTACTTATGTGTTGAGCCATAAATTCTAATATTGGTTGTTTATCGTACACATTGTAATTTTTCATAGTTAATGTTCAAATTGCAAATAGGTGATAGTTGGGGGTATAAAATCTAATTTCCTCTAATGTACgtttatgatcattaattaagAGATTTCCCATTTTTCATATAGTGGTCCACATGCATAGACAAAGACTACTCTTAGTAGATCATGTTGGAAACTCAAATATATATGAGACTTGACATAGATGGtccacatacatacatacatacacataattaTTGTAGATGCTAGCAATGAATAGAGCTTATAAGTAGATAAGGGTAATTGAATGTGCAGTCCTCAATGACTGAAACCTATAACGAAGAACTTATTAATATTGGGTAGGGTCATACCACGGACCCTACCCAAGGTATGACCCTATGTAACTCCATCCAAAAGTGAgttaatgaatattatatattcctCTTCAAAGAAATTTGAACGATCatgattagaaatatgttatCTTACTCTGTtataaacatttaaattttattactcTTTATCTTCACACATTACACaccacatttattattattattattattttaattattttaatttaatttaattctttcaaaactaattgatttcttctatttttcatctatacactacacatttggtaagataaaaaaataaaaaaaataaataaaaattatgtgtgatcatgtgtggtgtaagaataataaatagaatttttcttattggtaaccaaacatagccttaatcTCTACAAGGCGAACTGGTATGAGAGCctatttatgcatgcatgtcataatgttgtttaattttttgttgattttaaagTATAGTTTGTTGATCAGTACCGTACATTTAATAACATTGAAATTCTAATACACAATTAAGGTATCATGCATTAGAAATCAATGCTGCTGTTTACTGCATACACACAATGGCTAATTAAGATCGGACTTCACAGAAATTAAGGTAAACAACAAACCAAATGGTGTGAATCATCGTGATCATGATCACGATCATGTCTTCGATCCAGTACTCGATCGGTAATTACCACTCACATGATCAAGTACCTTTGATTGGACGTTGCGCCTGATTAGGACAACATATCTGCTAAAAAAACAGGGGTTGAGATAACGTACTACGTGTCACTTCTACTTTGTTCGGCATACGAAAGTATAGAGCTGGAGTAGTACTCATTCTCAGTACTACTCACTTTACAGATATATACCAGCTAGCCATCGTCAATTATTTTCCATTTCATAATCTATTGCTGTACATTTGATTGAACACCTTTCAAAATGTATATTATTTCCGTCCGTCCGTCCGTCCGTCCGTCCGTCCGTCGTATCTATCAGAAAATATTAATCTTGATGATCTACATTATaatattgtttcaaatttttttgttctttaattttggGGGCCGTGAGCACTGAGCATCTAGCGTCTAATTTGACGCATACCCCGAGAATGAATGACTAATGACCATACAATATTCTGATAGATAGAAATATATCCAGTACGTACCATCATCATGATCTGGTACTGGCGAATTAGATTCTCATGAACAAGATCAGAACTAGTCCGGCCAGTAGTACTCATCATATGTGTGTGTAGAAAAAATCATGAATGACTAATGACTAATATTACAATCTTCTGCTTTCTGCTTCAGCACACAAATTGATGATCAGAACTCTAATTACTTACGTATTTATATCAAAATCTTATAGGCGAAAAACAGTAGCTAGCTGGCTTGCTTTCATCATCGATCTTATATACGAAAGTACGTACACGCGTATGTAGCAGCCGCTCGCTACCCTGGCCTTCAGAGAGCTGAAATATTGGAAAAATGTGATTGCATGCAACTGGTAGCGTAGATCagatataatatacatttatgCATGGGATATTTCGCATGATGATGCATTAATATATAAgcatgaagttttttttaatttccttggaAGTCACATAAACACTACCctccttaattaatttattcttcttAGGTGCATGACATGAGGTAGTGTTATAAAGTAGCCACGTCGTCATCTAATATTTCGCATTTGTGTTCATGTTATTAAgcgaaaattaaataaaagttaatatatacataaaatcactataaaatcaAGAGTACATATATGCTATTGATCCCATACATCACGCAGGCTTGCATGCAATTACTAGCTAGTCATGTCACTAAAATTTAAGTCATGATCACCAATTAGgaaattacacacacacacatatataaa
This genomic interval from Juglans regia cultivar Chandler chromosome 3, Walnut 2.0, whole genome shotgun sequence contains the following:
- the LOC108984146 gene encoding protein NARROW LEAF 1-like isoform X3, with the protein product MDRSRLDLRFHHSGSTQSDESALDLERNYSYPNLPSSCPSPLQPFASGAQHSESSAAYFSWPTSSRLSDAAEDRANYFGNLQKGVLPETLGQLPTGQRATTLLELMTIRAFHSKILRRVSLGTAIGFRIQKGVLTDIPAILVFVARKVHRQWLNHVQCLPAALEGPGGVWCDVDVVEFSYFGAPAPTPKEQLYTELVDGLRGSDPCIGSGSQVASQETYGTLGAIVKSRTGNRQVGFLTNRHVAVDLDYPNQKMFHPLPPSLGPGVYLGAVERATSFITDILWYDIFAGTNPEDFNMNNVSTSVKGVGEIGDVNTIDLQSPINSLIGRQVVKVGRSSGLTVGTIMAYALEYNDEKGICFFTDFLVVGENQQTFDLEGDSGSLILLTGQNREKPRPVGIIWGGTANRGRLKLKVGQSPENWTSGVDLGRLLDLLELDLIITNEGLQAAMQEQRNASAAGIGSTVGESSPADRFPSKYKIEENFEPLGFNVQHVPVQLEPYKEKNPPYMHEFHIENGIKTSPSIEHQFIPSFGARSPVRQSNNRENHLESKNLSALRNGSDEEVFVSLQLGEPESKRGKHSNWSFGIQEP
- the LOC108984146 gene encoding protein NARROW LEAF 1-like isoform X1, producing the protein MDRSRLDLRFHHSGSTQSDESALDLERNYSYPNLPSSCPSPLQPFASGAQHSESSAAYFSWPTSSRLSDAAEDRANYFGNLQKGVLPETLGQLPTGQRATTLLELMTIRAFHSKILRRVSLGTAIGFRIQKGVLTDIPAILVFVARKVHRQWLNHVQCLPAALEGPGGVWCDVDVVEFSYFGAPAPTPKEQLYTELVDGLRGSDPCIGSGSQVASQETYGTLGAIVKSRTGNRQVGFLTNRHVAVDLDYPNQKMFHPLPPSLGPGVYLGAVERATSFITDILWYDIFAGTNPETFVRADGAFIPFAEDFNMNNVSTSVKGVGEIGDVNTIDLQSPINSLIGRQVVKVGRSSGLTVGTIMAYALEYNDEKGICFFTDFLVVGENQQTFDLEGDSGSLILLTGQNREKPRPVGIIWGGTANRGRLKLKVGQSPENWTSGVDLGRLLDLLELDLIITNEGLQAAMQEQRNASAAGIGSTVGESSPADRFPSKYKIEENFEPLGFNVQHVPVQLEPYKEKNPPYMHEFHIENGIKTSPSIEHQFIPSFGARSPVRQSNNRENHLESKNLSALRNGSDEEVFVSLQLGEPESKRGKHSNWSFGIQEP
- the LOC108984146 gene encoding protein NARROW LEAF 1-like isoform X2; this translates as MDRSRLDLRFHHSGSTQSDESALDLERNYSYPNLPSSCPSPLQPFASGAQHSESSAAYFSWPTSSRLSDAAEDRANYFGNLQKGVLPETLGQLPTGQRATTLLELMTIRAFHSKILRRVSLGTAIGFRIQKGVLTDIPAILVFVARKVHRQWLNHVQCLPAALEGPGGVWCDVDVVEFSYFGAPAPTPKEQLYTELVDGLRGSDPCIGSGSQVASQETYGTLGAIVKSRTGNRQVGFLTNRHVAVDLDYPNQKMFHPLPPSLGPGVYLGAVERATSFITDILWYDIFAGTNPETFVRADGAFIPFAEDFNMNNVSTSVKGVGEIGDVNTIDLQSPINSLIGRQVVKVGRSSGLTVGTIMAYALEYNDEKGICFFTDFLVVGENQQTFDLEGDSGSLILLTGQNREKPRPVGIIWGGTANRGRLKLKVGQSPENWTSGVDLGRLLDLLELDLIITNEGLQAAMQEQRNASAAGIGSTVGESSPADRFPSKYKIEENFEPLGFNVQHVPVQLEPYKEKNPPYMHEFHIENGIKTSPSIEHQFIPSFGARSPVRQSNNRENHLESKNLSALRNGSDEEVFVSLQLGEPESKRGI